Proteins encoded in a region of the Massilia sp. UMI-21 genome:
- a CDS encoding bifunctional (p)ppGpp synthetase/guanosine-3',5'-bis(diphosphate) 3'-pyrophosphohydrolase, translating to MVSTALLGDAGTQLVQGLSVEDCARVQAALDYASDAYGERSAGTGQDALEFSLGVAGTLSYLRTDAETRIAGLLFELAMMDPQVAGALEERFGKEVSNLVQGVYQLVRLRDLTAGKEPVAGGKNAGKNAAQQAAAQVETLRKMLLAMASDMRVVLMRLASCATTLRYFAEQKRFDEVTRAYGREVLDFYAPLANRLGIWQLKWELEDLSFRFIEPDTYKQIARMLEEKRMQREGFVQSSIEGLERELAAAGIKAEVSGRPKHIYSIWKKMRGKELDFSSLYDVRAFRVIVADVKTCYTVLGIVHNIWTPIPKEFDDYISRPKPNGYQSLHTVVTAGDGRPLEVQIRTQEMHNFAEYGVAAHWRYKEEGGSNFKSQQYDEKIAWLRQLLAWKSDVADVVTGQEDLQKEWVEKLKAATLDDRIFVLTPQARVLELPQGATPIDFAYHLHSEVGHRCRGAKVDGVMVPLNTPLRNGQTCEIITAKGASGNQGPSRDWLSPGYTVSSRTRSKIRAWFHAQEQAETLAQGRALVEKSLQREGKTAVNLEALAHKLGFAKVDELFVQVGKEKFSLRHVEAALHDAPEAPPPVDEAVVNKSRASSVEQGAKSGVLVVGTEGLMTMLARCCKPAPPDPICGFVTRGKGVSIHRLSCKNFAQMRAKAPERVIQTEWGSAGMETVYPVDLFILAMDRQGLLRDISDVFMREKINVTGVNTQSSKGQARMVFTAEIGSTGQLQKALAAITEVQGVMEARRQ from the coding sequence ATGGTATCAACCGCTTTACTGGGTGACGCCGGCACCCAGCTGGTCCAGGGACTCAGCGTCGAAGACTGCGCGCGGGTCCAGGCCGCGCTCGACTACGCCAGCGATGCGTACGGCGAGCGCAGCGCCGGCACGGGCCAGGACGCGCTCGAGTTCTCGCTCGGCGTGGCCGGCACCCTGTCCTACCTGCGCACCGACGCCGAGACCCGCATCGCCGGCCTGCTGTTCGAACTGGCGATGATGGACCCGCAGGTCGCCGGCGCGCTCGAGGAGCGCTTCGGCAAGGAAGTGTCGAACCTGGTGCAGGGCGTCTACCAGCTGGTCAGGCTGCGTGATCTCACGGCCGGCAAGGAGCCCGTCGCCGGCGGGAAAAATGCGGGCAAGAACGCCGCCCAGCAAGCCGCGGCCCAGGTCGAGACCCTGCGCAAGATGCTGCTGGCGATGGCTTCCGACATGCGCGTGGTGCTGATGCGCCTGGCGTCCTGCGCCACCACGCTGCGTTACTTCGCCGAGCAGAAGCGCTTCGACGAAGTCACCCGCGCCTACGGCCGCGAAGTGCTGGATTTCTATGCGCCACTGGCCAACCGGCTCGGCATCTGGCAGCTCAAGTGGGAACTCGAAGACCTGTCGTTCCGCTTCATCGAGCCCGACACCTACAAGCAGATCGCCAGGATGCTCGAAGAAAAGCGCATGCAGCGCGAGGGCTTCGTGCAGTCGTCGATCGAGGGCCTGGAGCGGGAACTGGCGGCGGCCGGCATCAAGGCCGAGGTGTCGGGGCGGCCCAAGCACATCTACAGCATCTGGAAGAAGATGCGCGGCAAGGAGCTCGACTTTTCATCGCTCTACGACGTGCGCGCGTTCCGCGTGATCGTGGCCGACGTCAAGACCTGCTACACGGTGCTCGGCATCGTGCACAACATCTGGACCCCGATCCCGAAGGAATTCGACGACTACATCTCGCGGCCCAAGCCGAACGGCTACCAGTCGCTGCACACGGTCGTCACCGCCGGGGACGGGCGGCCGCTGGAGGTGCAGATCCGCACCCAGGAGATGCACAACTTCGCCGAGTACGGCGTGGCCGCGCACTGGCGCTACAAGGAAGAGGGCGGCTCGAACTTCAAGAGCCAGCAGTACGACGAGAAGATCGCCTGGCTGCGCCAGCTGCTGGCCTGGAAGAGCGACGTGGCCGACGTGGTCACCGGCCAGGAAGACCTGCAGAAGGAATGGGTCGAGAAGCTCAAGGCCGCGACCCTGGATGACCGCATTTTCGTGCTGACCCCGCAGGCGCGGGTGCTCGAACTGCCGCAGGGCGCCACCCCGATCGACTTCGCCTACCACCTGCACAGCGAGGTCGGTCACCGCTGCCGCGGCGCCAAGGTCGACGGGGTGATGGTGCCGCTCAACACGCCGCTGCGCAACGGCCAGACCTGCGAGATCATCACCGCCAAGGGGGCGAGCGGCAATCAGGGGCCCTCGCGCGACTGGCTCAGCCCCGGCTATACGGTCAGCAGCCGGACCCGATCGAAGATTCGCGCCTGGTTCCACGCGCAGGAACAGGCCGAGACGCTGGCCCAGGGCCGGGCGCTGGTGGAAAAATCGCTGCAGCGCGAGGGCAAGACCGCGGTCAACCTGGAAGCGCTGGCGCACAAGCTGGGCTTCGCCAAGGTCGACGAGCTGTTCGTCCAGGTCGGCAAGGAGAAGTTCAGCCTGCGCCACGTGGAAGCGGCCCTGCACGACGCGCCGGAAGCGCCGCCACCTGTCGACGAAGCGGTGGTCAACAAGAGCCGCGCCTCGAGCGTGGAGCAGGGCGCCAAGTCGGGCGTGCTGGTGGTCGGCACCGAAGGCCTGATGACCATGCTGGCCCGCTGCTGCAAGCCGGCGCCGCCGGACCCGATCTGCGGCTTCGTCACGCGCGGCAAGGGCGTGTCGATCCATCGCCTGAGCTGCAAGAACTTCGCCCAGATGCGCGCCAAGGCGCCGGAACGGGTGATCCAGACCGAGTGGGGTTCGGCCGGGATGGAAACGGTGTATCCGGTCGACCTGTTCATCCTGGCGATGGACCGCCAGGGCCTGCTGCGCGATATCTCCGACGTGTTCATGCGCGAGAAGATCAACGTGACCGGCGTGAATACCCAAAGCAGCAAGGGGCAGGCGCGGATGGTGTTCACGGCCGAGATCGGATCGACCGGGCAGCTGCAGAAGGCGCTGGCGGCGATCACGGAGGTGCAAGGCGTGATGGAGGCGCGGCGCCAGTAA
- a CDS encoding MCE family protein: MSEALPDEPKHVELKAMILLVAIGILVVAFIGYVMHARGVFEPTQRLILVADDSSGVMPGMDMTFAGFPIGRVSQVELSPEGKVRILVDVQSKDAKWLRTSSVFTLESSIVGETRLRAFTGLLNDPPLPPGAVRPVLRGDVAAEIPRMVATARALLENLENMTATGSDINASLANINTLTERMSGPAGVLGGVMGGDAEARKLREALDRINSLLGKTERRVYGKDGVMDDTQAAIRQLHVVLQDASTTLKKADAVLVEAQAVGKNARVATEDLSVLRGEVDASLRKVNRLVDEINRKWPFARKNQEITLP; this comes from the coding sequence ATGAGCGAAGCTTTGCCGGACGAACCGAAACATGTCGAACTCAAGGCGATGATCCTGCTGGTGGCGATCGGCATCCTGGTCGTCGCCTTCATCGGCTACGTGATGCATGCGCGCGGCGTGTTCGAGCCGACCCAGCGCCTGATCCTGGTGGCCGATGACTCGTCCGGCGTGATGCCCGGCATGGACATGACCTTCGCCGGCTTCCCGATCGGGCGCGTCAGCCAGGTCGAACTTTCGCCCGAAGGCAAGGTGCGCATCCTGGTCGACGTGCAGAGCAAGGACGCCAAGTGGCTGCGCACCTCGAGCGTGTTCACGCTGGAATCGAGCATCGTCGGCGAGACCCGCCTGCGCGCCTTCACCGGACTGCTGAACGACCCGCCCCTGCCGCCGGGCGCGGTGCGCCCGGTCCTGCGCGGCGACGTCGCCGCCGAAATCCCCCGCATGGTCGCCACCGCGCGCGCGCTGCTCGAGAACCTGGAAAACATGACCGCGACCGGTTCCGACATCAATGCCAGCCTGGCCAACATCAACACGCTCACCGAACGCATGTCGGGTCCGGCCGGGGTGCTGGGCGGCGTGATGGGCGGCGATGCCGAGGCGCGCAAGCTGCGCGAGGCGCTCGACCGCATCAATTCGCTGCTCGGCAAGACCGAACGGCGCGTGTACGGCAAGGATGGCGTGATGGACGACACCCAGGCCGCGATCCGCCAGCTGCACGTGGTCCTTCAGGACGCCAGCACCACCCTCAAGAAGGCCGATGCGGTGCTGGTCGAGGCCCAGGCCGTGGGCAAGAACGCGCGCGTGGCCACCGAAGACCTGAGCGTGCTGCGCGGCGAGGTCGACGCCAGCCTGCGCAAGGTCAACCGCCTGGTCGACGAGATCAACCGCAAGTGGCCGTTCGCCCGCAAGAACCAGGAGATCACGCTGCCATGA
- a CDS encoding RidA family protein yields MEIKRLHVGKRLSEIAIHNDTVYLAGQIAEDTTQGIDGQMREVLGHVDRLLGEAGSDKSCILTCQIFIADMAHFAGMNGVWDEWVAQGHTPPRATVEAKLANPACLVEVCVTAALR; encoded by the coding sequence ATGGAAATCAAACGACTCCACGTAGGCAAGCGCCTGTCCGAAATCGCCATCCACAACGATACCGTCTACCTGGCCGGCCAGATCGCCGAAGACACCACCCAGGGGATCGATGGCCAGATGCGCGAGGTGCTGGGCCACGTCGACCGTCTGCTTGGCGAAGCCGGCAGCGACAAGTCGTGCATCCTGACGTGCCAGATCTTCATTGCCGACATGGCGCATTTCGCCGGCATGAACGGCGTCTGGGACGAGTGGGTCGCCCAGGGCCACACCCCGCCGCGCGCCACCGTGGAGGCCAAGCTGGCCAATCCCGCATGCCTGGTCGAGGTCTGCGTCACCGCCGCACTGCGTTAA
- a CDS encoding NAD(P)/FAD-dependent oxidoreductase — MDCSRTVFDTLIIGGGPAGLTAAVYLRRFTRHVALVDKGNSRLSWIPVSHNYPGFPEGINGVQLLENLRAQLANYGGSVMPGEILDLRLEDGMFVADYAPASGGEPCQLRAHTVLLATGVADAGMPVERWDEAVRCGAVRLCPVCDGWDVIDKRIGVVTSSTNPVGHALFMRTFSADVLLFERGPESTLNDEDRQRLAAANVRTIDSPLAGVTMGEDMKPVLHTRDGEDYTCDVFYPMLGETARSDLASSLGAETVECSKLLVDEHCRTSVPGLFAVGDVTRGLNQIAVATGQAALAATTIHNTLPWALRPAPDQAPASQT; from the coding sequence ATGGATTGCTCCCGCACAGTATTCGACACCCTCATCATCGGCGGCGGCCCGGCCGGCCTGACCGCCGCGGTCTACCTGCGCCGCTTCACGCGCCACGTCGCCCTGGTCGACAAGGGCAACAGCCGCCTGTCCTGGATTCCGGTCTCGCACAACTACCCGGGTTTCCCGGAAGGCATCAACGGCGTGCAACTGCTCGAGAACCTGCGCGCCCAGCTCGCCAACTACGGCGGCAGCGTGATGCCGGGCGAGATCCTCGACCTGCGCCTGGAAGACGGCATGTTCGTCGCCGACTATGCGCCGGCAAGCGGCGGCGAGCCCTGCCAGCTGCGCGCCCACACCGTGCTGCTGGCCACCGGCGTGGCCGATGCCGGCATGCCGGTCGAGCGCTGGGACGAGGCGGTGCGCTGCGGCGCCGTGCGCCTGTGCCCGGTGTGCGACGGCTGGGATGTGATCGACAAGCGCATCGGCGTGGTCACGTCAAGCACCAACCCGGTCGGCCACGCCCTGTTCATGCGCACCTTCAGCGCCGACGTGCTGCTGTTCGAGCGCGGCCCGGAATCGACCCTGAACGACGAGGACCGCCAGCGCCTGGCGGCGGCCAATGTGCGCACCATCGATTCGCCGCTGGCGGGCGTGACCATGGGCGAGGACATGAAGCCGGTCCTGCACACCAGGGATGGCGAGGACTACACCTGCGACGTGTTCTACCCGATGCTGGGCGAGACCGCGCGCTCCGACCTGGCAAGCAGCCTGGGCGCCGAGACGGTCGAATGCAGCAAGCTGCTGGTGGACGAGCACTGCCGCACCTCGGTGCCGGGCCTGTTCGCGGTGGGCGACGTCACGCGCGGCCTGAACCAGATCGCGGTGGCCACCGGCCAGGCGGCGCTGGCCGCCACCACCATTCATAACACCCTGCCCTGGGCCTTGCGGCCGGCGCCGGATCAGGCCCCGGCGTCGCAGACCTGA
- a CDS encoding sensor domain-containing diguanylate cyclase produces MTAPALHPVACDDPGVYRTLLESTKAIPWRIDWASMRFTYIGPQIEALLGWSPSSWQTVNDWADRILLEDREKTVNFCVAQSQQGVDHEADYRALTADGDYVWIRDVVHVVRRPDGSVDSLVGFMFDITQRKQAEDKIVQLQRELEVLSYRDSLTGVANRRMFDALYPVEWAKARATGEPLSVLIVDIDYFKQYNDHYGHMRGDDCLRQVAAALDAGASRSRDLCARLGGEEFVLLLPATDAEAAYNVAERCRKLLAQKELAHARSGVGRLVTVSIGAGTIVPEFKDDPAVFLDRIDRRLYQAKSAGRDQVCDAGA; encoded by the coding sequence ATGACTGCTCCCGCTCTCCACCCGGTCGCCTGCGACGACCCCGGCGTCTATCGCACCCTGCTTGAATCGACCAAGGCCATCCCCTGGCGGATCGACTGGGCCAGCATGCGCTTTACCTATATCGGACCGCAGATCGAGGCGCTGCTCGGCTGGAGCCCGTCCAGCTGGCAGACCGTGAACGACTGGGCCGACCGGATCCTTCTCGAGGACCGCGAGAAGACCGTGAACTTCTGTGTCGCCCAGTCGCAGCAGGGCGTGGACCACGAGGCCGACTACCGGGCGTTGACGGCGGATGGCGACTACGTCTGGATCCGCGACGTGGTGCACGTGGTGCGCCGCCCCGATGGCAGCGTCGATTCGCTGGTCGGCTTCATGTTCGACATCACGCAGCGCAAGCAGGCGGAGGACAAGATCGTGCAGCTGCAGCGCGAACTGGAGGTGCTTTCCTACCGCGACAGCCTGACCGGCGTGGCCAACCGCCGCATGTTCGACGCGCTGTATCCGGTCGAGTGGGCCAAGGCGCGCGCCACCGGCGAGCCGCTCTCGGTGCTGATCGTCGATATCGACTACTTCAAGCAGTACAACGACCATTACGGCCACATGCGCGGCGACGACTGCCTGCGCCAGGTGGCGGCGGCGCTGGACGCCGGCGCCTCACGCTCGCGCGACCTGTGTGCGCGCCTGGGCGGCGAGGAATTCGTGCTGCTGTTGCCGGCCACCGATGCCGAGGCGGCGTACAACGTGGCCGAGCGCTGCCGCAAGCTGCTGGCGCAGAAGGAACTGGCGCACGCGCGCTCGGGCGTGGGCCGCCTGGTGACGGTAAGTATCGGTGCCGGCACCATCGTGCCCGAATTCAAGGATGACCCTGCCGTGTTCCTGGACCGGATCGACCGTCGCCTGTACCAGGCCAAGTCGGCCGGACGCGATCAGGTCTGCGACGCCGGGGCCTGA
- a CDS encoding cation transporter — protein MSVHPPSEHLHAHLDGDASHAHVIEGRSQLALSMALGLTLLFAIIEAVTGFISNSLALISDAGHMVTDAAALGLALMAQAIAARPPSARHSFGFVRAEALAAFVNSLAMLLLVAWIMWEAGQRLLHPEPVQGGVVLVVAAIGAAINLLVAWVLSRDNQSINTRAALVNVMGDLLGSIAAIASGAIIYFTGWLRVDPILSIFVALLILRSTSGILRESYHFLMEGVPSAIDYLAVGADLKGVDGVLDVHDLHVWDMSPGHPALIGHLEIANLEQWPAVLDAVRAMLRERHGIDHVTLQPEAAGGKSL, from the coding sequence ATGTCCGTCCACCCTCCTTCCGAACACCTGCACGCCCACCTCGACGGCGACGCCAGCCACGCCCACGTGATCGAGGGCCGCAGCCAGCTGGCCCTGTCGATGGCGCTCGGCCTGACCCTGCTGTTCGCCATCATCGAAGCCGTGACCGGTTTCATCTCCAACTCGCTGGCCCTGATCTCGGACGCCGGCCATATGGTGACCGACGCCGCCGCGCTCGGCCTGGCCCTGATGGCCCAGGCCATCGCCGCGCGCCCGCCGTCGGCGCGCCACTCCTTCGGCTTCGTGCGCGCCGAGGCGCTGGCCGCTTTCGTGAACAGCCTGGCGATGTTGCTGCTGGTCGCCTGGATCATGTGGGAAGCCGGGCAACGCCTGCTGCACCCGGAACCGGTCCAGGGCGGCGTGGTGCTGGTGGTGGCGGCCATCGGCGCCGCCATCAACCTGCTGGTGGCCTGGGTGCTGTCGCGCGACAACCAGAGCATCAACACCCGCGCTGCGCTGGTGAACGTCATGGGCGACCTGCTCGGCTCGATCGCCGCGATCGCCTCGGGCGCCATCATCTACTTCACCGGCTGGCTGCGGGTCGACCCGATCCTGTCGATCTTCGTTGCCCTGCTGATCCTGCGCTCGACATCCGGCATCCTGCGCGAGTCCTACCACTTCCTGATGGAAGGCGTCCCGAGCGCGATCGACTACCTGGCGGTCGGCGCCGACCTGAAGGGGGTCGACGGCGTGCTCGACGTGCATGACCTGCATGTGTGGGATATGTCCCCGGGGCATCCGGCCCTCATCGGCCACCTGGAGATCGCCAACCTGGAACAATGGCCGGCAGTGCTCGACGCGGTACGCGCCATGCTGCGCGAACGGCACGGGATCGACCATGTGACCCTGCAGCCGGAGGCGGCCGGCGGCAAGTCGCTGTAG
- a CDS encoding 3-hydroxybutyrate dehydrogenase, translating to MKSSMLSGKTALVTGSTSGIGLGIARSLAEQGANIVFNGFGDAQQIEKLYVDVGAEFGVQTAYHNADMSKPAEIEAMIGFATEKFGGVDILVNNAGIQHVASVDEFPPEKWDAIIAINLSSAFHTTRLALPGMKKKNWGRIINLASVHGLVGSSGKSAYVAAKHGLVGFTKVTALETAQTGVTCNAICPGWVLTPLVQKQVDDRAARDGLSNDAAKKALLSEKQPSGDFVTPAELGALAVFFCSPAGDQVRGVAWNMDGGWAAQ from the coding sequence ATGAAATCCAGTATGCTCAGCGGTAAAACAGCTCTCGTCACCGGTTCGACCTCGGGCATCGGCCTGGGGATCGCCCGCTCGCTGGCCGAACAAGGCGCCAACATCGTCTTCAACGGCTTCGGCGACGCCCAGCAGATCGAGAAGCTCTACGTCGACGTCGGCGCCGAGTTCGGCGTGCAGACGGCCTACCACAACGCCGACATGAGCAAGCCGGCCGAGATCGAGGCCATGATCGGCTTCGCCACCGAGAAGTTCGGCGGCGTCGACATCCTGGTCAACAACGCCGGCATCCAGCACGTGGCCAGCGTCGACGAATTCCCGCCCGAAAAGTGGGATGCGATCATCGCGATCAACCTGAGCTCGGCCTTCCACACCACCCGCCTGGCCCTGCCCGGCATGAAGAAGAAGAACTGGGGCCGCATCATCAACCTGGCCTCGGTGCACGGCCTGGTGGGGTCGAGCGGCAAGTCGGCCTACGTGGCCGCCAAGCACGGCCTGGTGGGCTTCACCAAGGTCACCGCGCTCGAGACGGCGCAAACCGGCGTGACCTGCAACGCGATCTGCCCGGGTTGGGTGCTGACGCCGCTGGTGCAGAAGCAGGTGGACGACCGCGCCGCGCGCGACGGCCTGAGCAACGACGCGGCCAAGAAAGCGCTGCTGAGCGAGAAGCAGCCCTCCGGCGACTTCGTCACCCCGGCCGAACTGGGCGCGCTGGCCGTGTTCTTCTGCAGCCCGGCCGGCGACCAGGTGCGCGGCGTGGCCTGGAACATGGACGGCGGCTGGGCCGCGCAATAA
- a CDS encoding ABC transporter permease has protein sequence MRRTLDLYARPSLWGLALARYLRSWWYMVHLGAVALVMALSPSTYTRANRLAAARYIYASTWQVLPWFSLATTLVGLVIIRIVLVTARSYGLSHFALEMVVRVLVLELIPLSAAMFVALRASMAFDASALGLARAGMSPKAANDEALRRLRRDIVPQLLANSVAVLSLAMVTSVIVLVLAYLNVYGLLPWGVQDYTRTVGRVFTPAVTIGFVLKTVFFGLAVALIPTAAILELQRYPRRLQSTVQPGAVRLLFVLLVIEAASLALKYI, from the coding sequence ATGCGCCGCACCCTCGACCTCTACGCCCGTCCCAGCCTGTGGGGCCTCGCCCTGGCGCGCTACCTGCGCAGCTGGTGGTACATGGTGCACCTGGGCGCGGTCGCGCTGGTGATGGCGCTCTCGCCCTCGACCTACACCCGCGCCAACCGCCTCGCCGCGGCGCGCTACATCTACGCCTCCACGTGGCAGGTGCTGCCCTGGTTCTCGCTGGCCACGACCCTGGTCGGCCTGGTCATCATCCGCATCGTGCTGGTCACGGCGAGAAGCTACGGCCTGTCGCACTTCGCGCTCGAGATGGTGGTGCGGGTGCTGGTGCTGGAGCTCATTCCGCTGTCCGCCGCGATGTTCGTGGCCCTGCGCGCCAGCATGGCGTTCGACGCCTCGGCCCTCGGCCTGGCGCGCGCCGGCATGTCGCCGAAGGCCGCCAACGACGAGGCCTTGCGCCGCCTGCGGCGCGACATCGTGCCGCAACTGCTGGCCAATTCGGTGGCGGTCCTGAGCCTGGCCATGGTCACCAGCGTGATCGTGCTGGTGCTGGCCTACCTGAACGTGTACGGCCTGCTGCCCTGGGGCGTGCAGGACTACACCCGCACCGTCGGCCGCGTCTTCACCCCGGCCGTGACCATCGGCTTCGTGCTCAAGACCGTCTTCTTCGGCCTGGCCGTGGCCCTGATCCCGACCGCCGCCATCCTCGAGCTGCAACGCTACCCGCGCCGCCTCCAGTCCACCGTGCAGCCGGGCGCGGTGCGCCTGCTGTTCGTGCTGCTGGTGATCGAAGCCGCGTCGCTGGCCCTGAAATACATCTGA
- the thrS gene encoding threonine--tRNA ligase has translation MLNVRLPDGSSRQFEGPVTVAQVAQNIAPSLAKAALAGKVDGKVVDTSFLIESDADLAIVTDRDPDGLDVIRHSTAHLLAHAVKELFPDAQVTIGPVIENGFYYDFSYKRPFTPDDLAAIEKKMQELAKKDQPVARKVLPRDEAVAYFKSIGEDYKAEIIASIPAGEDVSLYEQGGFTDLCRGPHVPSTGKLKVFKLMKLAGAYWRGDSKNEMLQRVYGTAWTKKEDQEQYLHMLEEAEKRDHRKLGKQLDFFHFQDEAPGLIFWHPKGWTIWQQVEQYMRKTYQNTGYNEVKAPQIIDVSLWQKTGHWDNYRENMFTTESESRTYALKPMNCPGHVQIYNAGLRSYRDLPLRYGEFGQCHRNESSGALHGLMRVRGFTQDDGHVFCTEDQIAPEVVAFHAQAMQVYEDFGFENIDVKIALRPENRIGSDEVWDQAEAALRSALRNCGVEWTELPGEGAFYGPKIEYHLKDSLGRPWQVGTMQVDFSMPGRLGAEYVAEDNTRKVPVMLHRAIVGSMERFIGILIENYAGALPLWLAPVQVAVLNISDAQADYVKQVEAKLRAAGLRVHADLRNEKITYKIREHSVQKLPYILVVGDKEREANTVAVRARGNVDLGVMPVDALVERLVAEVAAKAK, from the coding sequence ATGTTGAACGTACGACTTCCGGACGGCTCCAGCCGTCAGTTCGAAGGTCCGGTGACCGTTGCCCAGGTTGCCCAGAACATTGCGCCGAGCCTGGCCAAGGCCGCGCTGGCCGGCAAGGTCGACGGCAAGGTCGTCGACACCTCCTTCCTGATCGAATCCGACGCCGACCTGGCGATCGTCACCGACCGCGACCCCGACGGCCTGGACGTCATCCGCCATTCGACCGCCCACCTGCTGGCCCATGCCGTCAAGGAGCTGTTCCCGGACGCCCAGGTCACCATCGGCCCGGTCATCGAGAACGGCTTCTACTACGACTTCTCGTACAAGCGCCCGTTCACCCCGGACGACCTGGCCGCGATCGAGAAGAAGATGCAGGAGCTGGCCAAGAAGGACCAGCCGGTCGCCCGCAAGGTGCTGCCGCGCGACGAGGCCGTGGCCTACTTCAAGTCGATCGGCGAAGACTACAAGGCCGAGATCATCGCCTCGATCCCGGCGGGCGAGGACGTGTCGCTGTACGAGCAGGGCGGTTTCACCGACCTGTGCCGCGGCCCGCACGTGCCCTCGACCGGCAAGTTGAAGGTCTTCAAGCTGATGAAGCTGGCCGGCGCCTACTGGCGCGGCGACTCCAAGAACGAGATGCTGCAGCGCGTCTACGGCACCGCCTGGACCAAGAAGGAAGACCAGGAGCAATACCTGCACATGCTGGAAGAAGCCGAAAAGCGCGACCACCGCAAGCTCGGCAAGCAACTGGACTTCTTCCACTTCCAGGACGAGGCCCCGGGCCTGATCTTCTGGCACCCGAAGGGCTGGACCATCTGGCAGCAGGTCGAGCAGTACATGCGCAAGACTTACCAGAACACCGGCTACAACGAAGTCAAGGCGCCGCAGATCATCGACGTGTCGCTGTGGCAGAAGACCGGCCACTGGGACAACTATCGTGAAAACATGTTCACGACCGAGTCGGAAAGCCGTACCTATGCGCTCAAGCCGATGAACTGCCCGGGCCACGTGCAGATCTATAACGCCGGCCTGCGCTCCTACCGCGACCTGCCGCTGCGCTACGGCGAGTTCGGCCAGTGCCACCGCAACGAGTCCTCGGGCGCGCTGCACGGCCTGATGCGCGTGCGCGGCTTCACCCAGGACGACGGCCACGTCTTTTGCACTGAAGACCAGATTGCGCCGGAAGTCGTGGCCTTCCACGCCCAGGCGATGCAGGTGTACGAGGACTTCGGTTTCGAGAACATCGACGTCAAGATCGCCCTGCGCCCGGAAAACCGCATCGGCTCCGACGAGGTGTGGGACCAGGCCGAGGCGGCGCTGCGTTCGGCGCTGCGCAACTGCGGCGTGGAGTGGACCGAACTGCCGGGCGAGGGCGCCTTCTACGGCCCCAAGATCGAGTACCACCTGAAGGACAGCCTGGGTCGCCCATGGCAGGTCGGCACCATGCAGGTCGACTTCTCGATGCCGGGCCGCCTTGGCGCCGAGTACGTGGCGGAAGACAACACCCGCAAGGTGCCGGTCATGCTGCACCGCGCGATCGTCGGTTCGATGGAGCGCTTCATCGGCATCCTGATCGAAAACTACGCCGGCGCGCTGCCGCTGTGGCTGGCGCCGGTGCAGGTCGCGGTCTTGAATATTTCGGATGCGCAAGCAGATTATGTGAAGCAGGTCGAGGCGAAACTGCGCGCGGCAGGACTGCGCGTTCACGCTGATTTGCGGAACGAGAAGATTACTTATAAAATTCGCGAGCATTCCGTCCAAAAACTGCCGTACATTCTGGTTGTTGGCGACAAGGAACGTGAAGCGAATACGGTGGCCGTGCGAGCACGCGGCAATGTCGACCTCGGCGTCATGCCGGTCGACGCGCTCGTGGAGCGCCTGGTGGCAGAAGTTGCCGCCAAGGCAAAATAA
- a CDS encoding alpha/beta hydrolase, with amino-acid sequence MSEARLKSVQCSSPAGLHRMAYKEWGDPLNPKVLVCVHGVTRVADDFDHLARALCDAYRVVCPDVVGRGRSGRLRDPEHYTVPQYVADMVTLIARVTRDDALGVHWFGTSMGGLIGMMLASLEDTPVRKLVLNDIGPVLDQGAIARIGEYIGQDIRFPDFDTGAAYVKAVSMSFGPHTEEEWFKLASDVLRQEPGGEWVRHYDLGLAQPFRAITPEQAAGDEAALWSAWDAIRCPTLLVRGEQSDLLSRETAREMCTRGPTPWLVEIPGVGHAPTFVRPDQIAIAREFLIGAA; translated from the coding sequence ATGAGCGAAGCCAGATTAAAAAGCGTGCAGTGCAGTTCGCCCGCCGGCCTGCACCGCATGGCCTACAAGGAGTGGGGCGACCCGCTCAATCCGAAGGTGCTGGTCTGCGTGCATGGCGTCACCCGCGTGGCCGACGATTTCGACCACCTGGCGCGCGCGCTGTGCGACGCGTACCGGGTGGTCTGTCCGGACGTGGTCGGGCGCGGCCGCTCCGGCCGCCTGCGCGATCCGGAACACTACACGGTGCCGCAGTACGTCGCCGACATGGTCACGCTGATCGCGCGCGTCACCCGCGACGACGCGCTGGGCGTGCACTGGTTCGGCACCTCGATGGGCGGGCTGATCGGCATGATGCTGGCCTCGCTGGAGGACACCCCGGTGCGCAAGCTTGTGCTCAACGATATCGGTCCGGTACTCGACCAGGGCGCGATCGCCCGCATCGGCGAATACATCGGGCAGGACATCCGCTTCCCCGACTTCGACACCGGCGCCGCCTACGTCAAGGCGGTGTCGATGTCCTTCGGCCCGCACACCGAGGAAGAATGGTTCAAGCTGGCCAGCGACGTGCTGCGCCAGGAGCCGGGCGGCGAGTGGGTGCGCCACTACGACCTCGGCCTGGCCCAGCCCTTCCGCGCCATCACGCCGGAGCAGGCGGCCGGCGACGAGGCGGCCTTGTGGTCGGCCTGGGACGCGATCCGCTGCCCGACGCTCCTGGTGCGCGGCGAGCAGTCCGACCTGCTGTCGCGCGAGACGGCGCGGGAAATGTGTACGCGCGGGCCGACACCGTGGCTGGTGGAAATCCCGGGCGTCGGCCATGCGCCCACCTTCGTGCGCCCCGACCAGATCGCGATAGCACGAGAATTTTTAATCGGCGCGGCATGA